In the Ilumatobacteraceae bacterium genome, one interval contains:
- a CDS encoding YceI family protein, whose amino-acid sequence MNDNNTTDADMIDDPTAAGTDRRGGFPKWLKWGLFGALAVLVVGYGLIFLYAKVLNDSPDELGDADLAAALADDATEEAERANDETTDPSDTASTVTPTTGAVTTEAPEAPADDAPAAAGEVWDITDASELGYRVKEILFGVDTEGVGRTNQITGSLVIDGTQVTDAEFVVDVATIESDDGRRDNQFRGRIMSTDEFPQAVFTLTEPIELGTEATEGATVDTTATGELTLRGVTNPVTFDVSARLENGKIGVLGDIPVVFADYSIANPSTGGITTEDNGLLEFVLVFEPAA is encoded by the coding sequence ATGAACGACAACAACACGACCGACGCCGACATGATCGACGATCCGACCGCGGCCGGCACCGACCGCCGTGGCGGCTTCCCGAAGTGGCTCAAGTGGGGCCTGTTCGGTGCGCTGGCGGTCCTGGTCGTCGGGTACGGCCTGATCTTCCTGTACGCCAAGGTCCTCAACGACAGCCCCGACGAACTCGGCGACGCCGACCTCGCAGCCGCACTCGCCGACGACGCCACCGAGGAAGCCGAACGGGCGAACGACGAGACGACCGACCCGTCCGACACCGCATCAACCGTGACGCCGACCACCGGGGCTGTCACGACCGAAGCCCCCGAGGCGCCGGCCGATGACGCTCCAGCGGCAGCCGGTGAGGTCTGGGACATCACCGATGCCTCCGAGCTCGGGTACCGCGTCAAGGAGATCCTGTTCGGTGTCGACACCGAGGGTGTCGGTCGTACGAACCAGATCACCGGTTCACTCGTGATCGACGGCACACAGGTCACCGACGCCGAGTTCGTGGTCGATGTCGCGACGATCGAGAGCGACGACGGTCGGCGGGACAACCAGTTCCGCGGTCGCATCATGTCGACCGACGAGTTCCCCCAGGCGGTCTTCACGCTGACCGAGCCGATCGAGCTCGGCACCGAGGCGACCGAAGGGGCGACGGTCGACACGACCGCCACCGGTGAGCTGACGCTGCGGGGCGTCACCAATCCGGTCACGTTCGACGTGAGCGCCCGACTCGAGAACGGCAAGATCGGCGTCCTCGGCGACATCCCCGTCGTCTTCGCCGACTACTCGATCGCCAACCCGTCGACCGGTGGCATCACCACCGAGGACAACGGCCTGCTCGAGTTCGTCCTGGTCTTCGAACCCGCCGCCTGA
- a CDS encoding DUF2817 domain-containing protein, with protein sequence MIAPLSRSYADARAAFIAAATAAGARIESFAHPRTGLTGEELFVDVAEVGPADADRVVIVVSGTHGVEGYLGSALQRHHLETYDTDREPGPAIVFVHALNPFGFSWVRRVNEDNVDLNRNFVDWSQPPPTNDGYADLADALVPTDWSAETQERTLLELMAQMETLGLERLQQTVSGGQYDHPTGVFYGGTGPTWSNEWLRAFMARRLDGVGRTAIIDLHTGLGPWGHGELISSERPGSDTFERQQSWWGEVISMMDDASVSAALEGDWLGVAADFAPGTEITGVAIEYGTVDPITVLQSLRADAVLHGHGDPTADGASDVRDQVRAAFLDDDPAWLETCLPRYHSVVTAALGHLA encoded by the coding sequence GTGATCGCTCCCCTGTCCCGTTCGTACGCCGACGCCCGAGCCGCGTTCATCGCCGCGGCCACAGCCGCCGGGGCGCGGATCGAGTCGTTCGCGCATCCGCGCACCGGGCTGACGGGCGAGGAGCTGTTCGTCGACGTCGCCGAGGTCGGGCCCGCCGACGCCGACCGCGTCGTGATCGTCGTGTCGGGCACGCACGGCGTGGAGGGCTACCTCGGCTCGGCGCTCCAGCGTCACCACCTCGAGACGTACGACACCGACCGCGAGCCCGGGCCGGCGATCGTGTTCGTCCACGCCCTCAACCCGTTCGGGTTCTCGTGGGTGCGCAGGGTGAACGAGGACAACGTCGACCTCAACCGCAACTTCGTCGACTGGTCGCAACCGCCGCCGACCAACGACGGCTACGCCGACCTCGCCGACGCACTCGTGCCGACCGACTGGTCGGCCGAGACACAGGAACGGACCCTGCTCGAGCTGATGGCGCAGATGGAGACGCTCGGGTTGGAGCGACTGCAGCAGACCGTGTCGGGTGGCCAGTACGACCACCCGACCGGCGTGTTCTACGGCGGCACCGGCCCGACCTGGTCCAACGAGTGGCTCCGGGCGTTCATGGCCCGACGGCTCGACGGGGTCGGTCGCACGGCGATCATCGATCTGCACACCGGCCTCGGACCGTGGGGACACGGCGAGCTGATCTCGAGCGAGCGCCCCGGCAGCGACACGTTCGAACGGCAGCAGTCGTGGTGGGGTGAGGTCATCTCGATGATGGACGACGCCAGCGTGTCCGCCGCGCTCGAGGGCGACTGGCTGGGTGTGGCGGCCGACTTCGCTCCCGGCACCGAGATCACCGGGGTGGCGATCGAGTACGGCACGGTCGACCCGATCACCGTCCTGCAGAGCCTGCGCGCCGACGCCGTGCTCCACGGCCACGGCGACCCGACCGCCGACGGAGCGAGCGACGTGCGAGACCAGGTCCGTGCCGCCTTCCTCGACGACGACCCGGCCTGGCTCGAGACCTGCCTCCCCCGCTACCACTCGGTCGTCACCGCCGCCCTCGGACACCTCGCCTGA